The genomic interval aaaaattcagtgtacaaaaattcagtttataaaaattcggtgtaaatgaaaaaaatcaatgtataaaaatttggtgtaaaacaaattcaatgtataaaaattcagtgtataaaaatgttagcgtaaaataattcagtgtataaaaattcagtgcaaaataaaTTCAGTATATAACAATTCAGTGCAAAACAaatccagtgtataaaaattcactgttaaataaatcagtgtataaaatgtgtataaaaattcagtgtataaaaaattcagcgcaaaaaaataatttaatcaaaattcagtgtataaaaattcagtgtataaaaacatcTGTGTCAAAACACTtaagtgtattaaaattcagtgtagaaaattttaattcataaaaatgtcattgtaaaaaagttcagtgcaaaataacttcagtgtacaaaaattcaatgCAAAACAAATCAGTTTATAAATATTTCAGTGttcaataattcagtgtataaaaattcattgcaaaataaattcagtatataaaaatccagtgtaaaacaaattcactgtataaaaattcactgtataaaaattcagtggtaataaattcagtgtataaaaaattcagcgcAAAAAATGTTGATtatcaaaattcagtgtataaaaattcagagtataaaaaattcagcgcacaaaatgttgattatcaaaattcagtgtatacaaattcagtgtataaaaaattcagattatcaaaattcagtgtagaaaatttctgtgtaaaaattcagtgtataaaaattgctTCAAGACTCAACTCCTTGGCTGAGTATTGAAGTGAATATTGaagcaacacatttttttattttaaatgaaattgtcagcttaatttgatgtaaaataatgaaaacacaaaCAATTTAGTGTCCGAAAAAGGCTCTGGTAATAAAAGTTACAAATGAAACTCCGTATGTTTCTGGTCGACAGAACAATTTGGATATTTCCAAAAAAGTGTGTTCCACAAAGTAGGACGTCCGTGTCTCAGTCTTTCAAAGTCAAAGACGACGGCACTCACTTAACCTGGATGGCGTGGCGCTCGCCCTGAGGCACGCCGTCAACAAAGCTGGCCTGACGACGAGCTGACAAGTGCATCCATCTTGTTGGCCCGCCGAACGCTGCGGGTCGGCCGCAGCAATCAATAACTCTCACAATTAGTTTCCCTCCTTTTGGCGGGCTGGCGTCGGCTGGGTCCACACGTCCTGACATTAGCCAGAGCTCTCCTGGGAAGTGCTGACATTTCCATACGTTCTCTGTCGTCTTTTTTTCCCGGCTCGACTCATTGACCTGGAAAATGTCCTGCTCCCGAAGCCGGGCCGCACCTAAAGGAGGCCTGGGGGGTCTCTCAGGAGGGACGCCGTGGATCCACGGCGAGCTGCAAAACTAGATCTTTGTCACGCCTCATCTGGGGATCCTTTGGAGACCCAAAGCAGCCATCCCAGCATGACTCACTCCTATCTGGACGCCATAGCAACCACTCATGGCTGCTTTACTAACTGAAATGAACGCCATTAATATACCCCAAATCACATACTTGTCACTCATACGCAGTATTTGTTGACATTTTACTGCACTATTACGTGGAAGTACTCCAAGACTAACTCCTTTGAAGACAAGGATGTGGACGTACAGGGGAACCTCCATTTAGGAACATAACTGGTTCTTGAAAATGGTTCGtaaacatatgcatgtatatgtatatatgtgtatgtatattattaatagagaaggttaaaacatcgTCATGCAGGGATATAAATACATGAACTTGTACaacatccatacttgccaaccctcccgaattttccgggagactcccgaaattcagtgcctctcccgaaaacctcctgggacaaatattctcccgaaaatctcccgattttcagccggagctggaggccacagggtgacaagaactaaatcatccagactagagataaattgtattattatgtttatattacctaaaaataaatatatttataatttttttttttatttaaactaaataaatgtttactatattttgctaaaaacatcaaaattaattgtatttttatttgtattttttctgactccttattacatccagccatagaattatacattaaaataaacatatttgaaataattaattttaaattataataattcatttaaaatgaccatatttaattattaaaataattgcttgtttatcaacaactttagcattttattcattacattttaaagctctcagaagccaagttatgttatattccttaagatttacttatgcaagtttgaagtatcaattatctaaacacagttttgtttgcatattgtcaggatgtaaatatatatatatatatatatatatatatatatatatatatatatatatatatatatatatatatatatatatatatatatatatatgaaatacttgacttggttcattctagctgtaaatatactccttccctcttaaccacgcccccctcccccaaccacgcccccacccccccaccttccgaaatcggaggtctcaaggttggcaagtatgacaacaTATAATGTACAcagtatcagaagcatttattcaggtagaaatatcatagATTactttaccaaacatctttgacgatcaaagcatgatcgtaacaatccacattttgtgttactaATGCGTGAAACCGGTGTCTAAACGCGGTGCGTGTAGCTCCTCTTCTCTGAACGCAAGTGCTCCGACAGCAGGAATGCAACTTCCGTATTGCTgcgaaatacaaaatctggctcGACACGAACACACAGCAGGTCATTTTGTTCATTGTCATTAAAAGCATGATTATGCCATTTTTgcattgagctgtttaaaaaaacataacgTTTGaaaccatttatatatatatatatatatatatatatatatatatatatatatatatatatatatatatatatatatatatatatatatatatatatatatatatatatatatatatatatatatatatatatgtatatatatatatataattttggacaagtggttgaaaatgtattattaatctacttattcatttactgttaatatctgcttagtttctcttttaacatgttctgtctaaacTTCTGTAAAAATGTcataatcactttttcttctgttgtttggatgctttacattagttttgaatgataccacaaatttgggtatcaatctgataccaagtagttacaggatcatacattggtcatattcaaagtcctcatgtgtgtgtgtaatataatatatatatatatatatatatatgtatatatatatatatatatatatatatatatatatatatatatatacacacacacactactgttcaaaagtttggggtcacattgaaatgtccttatttttgaaggaaaagcactgcacttttcaatgaaaataactttaaactagtcttaactttaaagaaatacactctatacattgctaatgtggtaaatgactattctagctgcaaatgtctggtttttggtgcaatatctacataggtgtatagaggcccatttccagcaattatcactccagtgttctaatggtacaatgtgtttgctcagaaggctaattgatgattagaaaacccttgtgcaatcatgttcacacatctgaaaacagtttagctcgttacagaagctacaaaacggaccttcctttgagcagattgagtttctggagcatcacatttgtggggtcaattaaacgctcaaaatggccagaaaaagagaactttcatctgaaactcgacagtctattcttgttcttagaaatgaaggctattccacaaaattaggGTTGTCtatcaattaaaatatttaatcacaattaattcgcAAATAAAAAATTTTACCAATAAAAATGGTACACTATACATGTAATTTTCAAGTTTTCATTACCATGACTGTACAATTAATTTGCTTCGATTAatgcctaatatatatatatatatatatatatatatatatatatatatatatatatatatatatatatatatatatatatatatatatatatatatatatatatatatatatatatataatattacacacacacatgaggactttgaatatgaccaatgtatgatcctgtaactacttggtatcggattgatacccaaatttttggtatcattcaaaactaatgtaaaacatccaaacaagagaagaataagtgattattacattttaacagaagtgtagacagaacatgttaaaagagaaagtaagcagatattaacagtaaatgaataagtacattaataattaattttctaccacttgtccttaataatgttgacaaaatattagaatgataaatgacacaatatgttactgcatatgtcagcagactaaattaggagtctttttttgtttacttactcctaaaagacaagttgtatgttcactattttattgcaataataaacatatgtttaatgtaccgtaagattgttttgttaaaataaagccaataatgccatttattgtggtcccctttattaagaaaagtatcaaagtaccgaaaagtattgaaatacattgatatcgggacaacgctaatacatacatatatatttgtatatatttatatcaaaCCAACATAAAAGGTGAACAATCGATTTTATTATCCAAACAAACCAACAACAATAGCAAGCTAAACTGTCGACGCGCGCACATACACACAACAGTCCCTTTGGTgccaaccatgttgctacaataaaaaataaaaattaattttaaaaaatgtacattgTGTCGGCAAATATTTGTGGTATTTTTTGAACACTCTGGGATCATCTTATGGCATACGTGTCAAAGTTAAGGCCTGCCATGCCATTTTAACTTGGCCTGCTACATTATTTTTATGCGGCCCGCTGCGCCAATTCATGTCTTCTTCCATGTTATTTtacctggcccgccacattatttcatgCGTTcttccacattattttatgtggacgccacactaCTTAACATCGCCCATCACATCGTTAACCCTAGCCTATAGGCACTTTATTTTTATGTTGTCTGCTActttattttacgtggcccgttTATGTGTAAAAGGCTGGATATAATAGAAGCACTTTCTGGCTAAATGCATTTGTTCGTTGAATTTTGACGGACAAAAAATGGACTAAATGGAATTGCATTTGTTTGACACTTTAATTGTATCTGATcagtccaaaaatattttttttgtcacccggtctaatgatttcaaagcaagttatcctcgAATCTGTTAGTAAATAATATAATGATTATATAATCAATAACAGTAGCCTTTGCAAATGATGTaacataatttatatatattaacagTTTGAAGCGGCTCTCTGAGGGTGGCCATAATTGcgttgtggccctcaataaaaactagTTTgacacaaactagcagtgtgaagCTGTCCTTCATCGGCGTTTGTCCCGGTAgtgttttctccttcgctgtaataaAGGTCTTCTCTAGGGAGCTAAATCAAGGTCAAACGTTTTGCACTTCAAAACATGTTACTTTGAAACCGAAAGTTCAAGTTTTGatttagatttttcagtgtattcaGACCCCCCCAGAGAACTACCAACACACGTTCCACTCCCCCCTGGTTCCTTCAGACCCCCCAGAGAACTACCAACACACGTTCCACTCCCCCCTGGTTCCTTCAGACCCCCCAGAGAACTACCAACACACGTCCCACTCCCCCCTATTTCCTTCAGACCCCCCAGAGAACTACCAACACACGTCCCACTCCCCCCTGGTTCCTTCAGACCCCCCAGAGAACTACCAACACACGTTCCACTCCCCCCTGGTTCCTTCAGACCCCCCAGAGAACTACCAACACACGCTCCACTCTCCCCTGGTTCCTAccacgtctgcactgtttttatttttattgtctgcattttaattttgcttttattttctttcatttcactttgttgtctgtgaagcactttgagtctgccttgtgtatgaaaagcgctatacaaataaagttgccttgccttgccttgcctaccaACACACGCTCCACTCTCCCCTGGTTCCTTCAGACCCCCCAGAGAACTACCAACACACGTCCCACTCTCCCCTGGTTCCTTCAGACCCCCCAGAGAACTACCAACACACGTCCCACTCCCCCCTGGTTCATTCAGACCCCCCAGAGAACTACCAACACACGTCCCACTCCCCCCTGGTTCATTCAGACCCCCCAGAGAACTACCAACACACGTTGCACTCCCCCCTGGTTCCTTCAGACCCCCCAGAGAACTACCAACACACGTTCCACTCCCCCCTGGTTCATTCAGACCCCCCAGAGAACTACCAACACACGTCCCACTCCCCCCTGGTTCATTCAGACCCCCCAGAGAACTACCAACACACGTTGCACTCCCCCCTGGTTCCTTCAGACCCCCCAGAGAACTACCAACACACGTTCCACTCCCCCCTGGTTCATTCAGACCCCCCAGAGAACTACCAACACACGTTGCACTCCCCCCTGGTTCCTTCAGACCCCCCAGAGAACTACCAACACACGTTGCACTCCCCCCTGGTTCCTTCAGACCCCCCAGAGAACTACCAACACACGTTCCACTCCCCCCTGGTTCATTCAGACCCCCCAGAGAACTACCAACACACGTTGCACTCCCCCCTGGTTCCTTCAGACCCCCCAGAGGACTACCAACACACGTTCCACTCCCCCCTGGTTCCTTCAGACCCCCCAGAGAACTACCAACACACGTGCCACTCCCCCCTGGTTCCTTCAGACCCCCCAGAGAACTACCAACACACGCTCCACTCTCCCCTGGTTCCTTCAGACACCCCAGAGAACTACCAACACACGTCCCACTCCCCCCTGGTTCCTTCAGACCCCCCAGAGAACTACCAACACACGTCCCACTCCCCCCTGGTTCCTTCAGACCCCCCAGAGAACTACCAACACACGTTCCACTCTCCCCTGGTTCCTTCAGACCCCCCAGAGAACTACCAACACACGTCGCACTCCCCCCTGGTTCCTTCAGACCCCCCAGAGAACTACCAACACACGTTCCACTCCCCCCTGGTTCCTTCAGACCCCCCAGAGAACTACCAACACACGTTCCACTCCCCCCTGGTTCCTTCAGACCCCCCAGAGAACTACCAACACACGTTCCACTCCCCCCTGGTTCCTTCAGATCCCCCAGAGAACTACCAACACACATTCCCCACCCCCCTGGTTCCTTCAGACCCCCAAGAGAACTACCAACACACGCTCCACTCCCCCCTGGTTCCTTCAGACCCCCCAGAGAACTACCAACACACGTCCCACTCCCCCCTGGTTCCTTCAGACCCCCCAGAGAACTACCAACACATGTTCCACTCCCCCCTGGTTCCTTAAACCCCCCCAGAGAACTACCAACACACGCTCCACTCCCCCCTGGTTCCTTCAGACACCCCAGAGAACTACCAACACACGTCCCACTCCCCCCTGGTTCCTTCAGACCCCCCAGAGAACTACCAACACACGTTCCACTCCCCCCTGGTTCCTTCAGACCCCCCAGAGAACTACCAACACACGTTCCACTCTCCCCTGGTTCCTTCAGACCCCCCAGAGAACTACCAACACACGTCGCACTCCCCCCTGGTTCCTTCAGACCCCCCAGAGAACTACCAACACACGTTCCACTCCCCCCTGGTTCCTTCAGACCCCCCAGAGAACTACCAACACACATTCCCCACCCCCCTGGTTCCTTCAGACCCCCAAGAGAACTACCAACACACGTTCCACTCCCCCCTGGTTCCTTCAGACCCCCCAGAGAACTACCAACACACGCTCCACTCCCCCCTGGTTCCTTCAGACCCCCCAGAGAACTACAAACACACGTCCCACTCCCCCCTGGTTCCTTCAGACCCCCAAGAGAACTACCAACACACGTTCCACTCCCCCCTGGTTCCTTCAGACCCCCAGAGAACTACCAACACACGTTCCACCCCACCCTGGTTCCTTCAGACCTCCCAGAGAACTACCAACACACGTCCCACTCCCCCCTGGTTCCTTCAGACCCCCAAGAGAACTACCAACACACGTTCCACTCCCCCCTGGTTCCTTCAGACCCCCCCAGAGAACTACCAACACACGTTCCACTCCCCCCTGGTTCCTTCAGACCCCCCAGAGAACTACCAACACACGTTCCACTCCCCCCTGGTTCCTTCAGACCCCCCAGAGAACTACCAACACACGTCACACTCCCCCCTGGTTCCTTCAGACCCCCCAGAGAACTACCAACACACGCTCCACTCCCCCCTGGTTCCTTCAGACCCCCCAGAGAACTACAAACACACGTCCCACTCCCCCCTGGTTCCTTCAGACCCCCCAGAGAACTACCAACACACGTCCCACTCCCCCCTGGTTCCTTCAGACCCCCCAGAGAACTACCAACACACGCTCCACTCCCCCCTGGTTCCTTCAGACCCCCCAGAGAACTACCAACACACGTTCCACTCCCCCCTGGGGGGCCGTGGAGAAAGCGGGAAGTAGCGAGCTGCGCCGCGGCGTTGAACCAACAAGACGTGCATGCGCCCGGCAAGATGGAAGAATTCCAAGCATTTTCACTTCTTAATCAAAAAGTGATGACGCGGCACTTTTTTGACGTCGGCGCGCTAATTAACCGTGACCGTCCTTGAAGGTCCGAGGGCCGAGCGCCCCGGTGGCGCCGCTAAATCACTCGGCGTCAGCGCTAAACTTTGATGGCGACAAATAACGGCGTTCTCATGTGAGCGCACGCGCCGGACATCAATAAAGCCTAATGGCGTGTCGGGCTTATTAATAGATTAGCGCAAAGAGCTCATAAAAACACGATAGCCCATCAGGGATAAAAGGTCCTAATGAGCCCACAGTGGCCAGTAAAGTCGCACCATGTCCGTAACCTCCTGATGGATGGCGGCGTCTCCTACATGTTACACATGGCTGACGTTTGAAGGGGCGGAGACTGACCACAAACATCTGAAAAAGTCAAGGAAGTCTCGCAAGTGTCTTCAAATGTCCTTAAGGGTCTTCAAAAGTCTTCAAGTGTCCTTAAGTGTCTTCAAGTGTCCTCACATGTCTTCACATGTCCTTAAGTGTCTTCAAATATCTTCAAGTGTCCTTAAGTGTCCTCACATGTCTTCAAGTGTCCTCACATGTCTTCAAATGTCTGCAATTGTCCTCAAGTGTCCTCAATTGTCTTAAAATGTCCTCAAGTGTCCTCACATGTCTTCAAATGTCTTCAATTGTCCTCACGTGTCTTCAAATGTCTTAAATTGTCAAGTGTCCATGACACTTGAGGACAATTTAAGACATTTGAAGTGTTGAGTGTCCTCAACTGTCTTCAAATGTCTTCAAGTGTCCTTAAGTGTCCTCACATGTCTTCAAGTGTCCTCACATGTCTGCAATTGTCCTCAAGTGTCCTCAATTATCTTCAAATGTCCTCAATTGTCCTCAAGTGTCCTCACATGTCTTCAAATGTCCTGAAGTGTCCTCACATGTCTTCAAATGTCTTCAATTGGCCTCAAGTGTCCTCACATGTCCCCAAGTGTCCaattgtattgattgattgattgaattgtctTCAAAGATCCTCAATTGTCGTCAAGTGCCCTCACATGTCTTCATATATCTTCAAGTGTCCTTAAGTGTCCTCACATGTCTTCACATGTCCTTAAATGTCTTCAAGTGTCCTTAAGTGTCCTCACATGTCTTCAAATGTCTGCAAGTGTCCTCACATGTCTTCAAATGTCTGCAATTGTCTTCAATTGTCTTCAAACGTCCTCAAGTGTCCTCACATGTCTTCAAATGTCTTCAATTGTCCTCAAGTGTCTTCAAATTGTCCTCAAGTGTCCAGGACACTTGAGGACAATTTAAGACATTTGAAGTGTTGAGTGTCCTCAACTGTCTTCAATTGTCCTCAAGTGTCCTCACATCTCTTCAAATGTTCTCAATTGTCTTCAAATGTCCTCAAGTGTCCTCACATGTCTTCAAATGTCTTCAATTGGCCTCAAGTGTCCTCACATGTCCCCAAGTGTCCTCaattgtattgattgattgattgaattgtctTCAAAGATCCTCAATTGTCGTCAAGTGTCCTCACATGTCTTCATATATATTCAATTGTCCTTAAGTGTCCTCACATGTCTTCACGTGTCCTCAATTGTCTTCAAATGTCTTCAAATGTCTTCAATTGTCCTCAATTGTACTCACATCTCTTCAAATGTCCTCAATTGTGTTCAAATGTCTTCAATTGTCCTCAAGTGTCCTCAATTGTCCTCAAGTGTTCTCAAATGTCTTCAATTGTCCAAGTGTCTTCAATTGTCTTCAGATGTCCTAAATTGTCCTCAAGTGTCTTCAATTGTCCTCGAGTGTCTTCAATTGTCCTTATGTGTCCTCACATCTCTTCAAATGTCCTCAATTGTCTTCGATTGTCCTCACATCTCTTCAAATGTCTTCAATTGTCCTCAAGTGTCCTCAATTGTCTTCAGATGTCTTAAATTGTCCTCGAATGTTCTCAATTGTCCTCACATGTCTTCAATTGTCCTTAAGTGTCCTCATATCTCTTCAAATGTCCTCAAGTGTCTTCAATTGTCCTTGAGTGTCTTCAAATGTCTTCAATTGTTCTCAATTGTCCTCACATCTCTTCAAATGTCTTCAATTGTCCTCAAGTGTCCTCAATTGTCTTCAGATGTCTTAAATTGTCCTCAAGTTTTCTCAATTGTCCTCACATGTCTTCAAATGTCTTCAATTGTCCTTAAGTGTTCTCAATTGTCTCCAAATGTCTTCAATTGTCCTCGAGTGTCTTCAATTGTCCTTGTGTGTCCTCACATCTCTTCAAATGTCCTCAAGTGTCTTCAAATGTCTTCAATTGGCCTCACATGTCTTCAATTGTCTTCAACTGTCTTCAAATGTCCTCAATTGACGTCAAGTGTCCTCATGTCTTCAAGTGTCTTCAATTGTCCTTGAGTGTCTTCAAATGTCTTCAATTTCTCTCAATTGTCCTCACATTTCTTCAAATGTCTTCAAATGTCTTCAATTGTCCTCAAGTGTCCTCAATTGTCTTCAGATGTCTTAAATTGTCCTCAAGTTTTCTAAATTGTCCTCACATGTCTTCAAATGTCTTCAATTGTCCTTAAGTGTTCTCAATTGTCTCCAAATGTCTTCAATTGTCCTCGAGTGTCTTCAATTGTCCTTATGTGTCCTCACATCTCTTCAAATGTCCTCAAGTGTCTTCAAATGTCTTCAATTGGCCTCACATGTCTTCAATTGTCTTCAATTGTCTTCAAATGTCCTCAATTGACGTCAAGTGTCCTCATGTCTTCAAGTATCTTAAATTGTTCTTAATTGTCCTCACATGTCTTCAAGTGTCTTCAAATGTCTTCAATTGGCCTCACATGTCTTCAATTGTCCTCAATTGTCTTCAAATGTCCTCAATTGACGTCAAATGTCCTCATGTCTTCAAGTATCTTAAATTGTCCTTAATTGCCCTCACATGTCTTCAAGTGTTCTCAATTGTCTTCAAATGTCTTCAATTGTCCTCACATCTCTTCAAATGTCCTCAAGTGTCTTCAAATGTCTTAAATTGTCTTCAATTTTCCTCAAGTGTCCTCACATGTCTTCAAATGTCCTCACATGTCCTCAAGTATCCTCAATTGTCCTCACGTGTCCTCACGTGTCTTCAAGTGTCCTCAATTGTCCTCAAATGTCTTCAATTGTCCTCACATCTCTTCAAATGTCTTCAATTGTCCTCAAGTGTCCTCAATTGTCTTCAGATGTCTTAAATTGTCCTCGAATGTTCTCAATTGTCCTCACATGTCTTCAATTGTCCTTAAGTGTCCTCATATCTCTTCAAATGTCCTCAAGTGTCTTCAATTGTCCTTGAGTGTCTTCAAATGTCTTCAATTGTTCTCAATTGTCCTCACATCTCTTCAAATGTCTTCAATTGTCCTCAAGTGTCCTCAATTGTCTTCAGATGTCTTAAATTGTCCTCAAGTTTTCTCAATTGTCCTCACATGTCTTCAAATGTCTTCAATTGTCCTTAAGTGTTCTCAATTGTCTCCAAATGTCTTCAATTGTCCTCGAGTGTCTTCAATTGTCCTTATGTGTCCTCACATCTCTTCAAATGTCCTCAAGTGTCTTCAAATGTCTTCAATTGGCCTCACATGTCTTCAATTGTCTTCAACTGTCTTCAAATGTCCTCAATTGACGTCAAGTGTCCTCATGTCTTCAAGTGTCTTCAATTGTCCTTGAGTGTCTTCAAATGTCTTCAATTTCTCTCAATTGTCCTCACATTTCTTCAAATGTCTTCAAATGTCTTCAATTGTCCTCAAGTGTCCTCAATTGTCTTCAGATGTCTTAAATTGTCCTCAAGTTTTCTAAATTGTCCTCACATGTC from Entelurus aequoreus isolate RoL-2023_Sb linkage group LG14, RoL_Eaeq_v1.1, whole genome shotgun sequence carries:
- the LOC133664295 gene encoding uncharacterized protein LOC133664295 translates to MFAGVAKARPDLGKGRRRTICSMRWDGGRAKLSWHSCSPRRPVWQHMTIMELFQGAAASDLQGADKHSHVTIHQTPCQVAGTAILPTEQHVGLEKKEGKAYPPENYQHTSHSPLVPSDPPENYQHTSHSPLVHSDPPENYQHTSHSPLVHSDPPENYQHTLHSPLVPSDPPENYQHTFHSPLVHSDPPENYQHTSHSPLVHSDPPENYQHTLHSPLVPSDPPENYQHTFHSPLVHSDPPENYQHTLHSPLVPSDPPENYQHTLHSPLVPSDPPENYQHTFHSPLVHSDPPENYQHTLHSPLVPSDPPEDYQHTFHSPLVPSDPPENYQHTCHSPLVPSDPPENYQHTLHSPLVPSDTPENYQHTSHSPLVPSDPPENYQHTSHSPLVPSDPPENYQHTFHSPLVPSDPPENYQHTSHSPLVPSDPPENYQHTFHSPLVPSDPPENYQHTFHSPLVPSDPPENYQHTFHSPLVPSDPPENYQHTFPTPLVPSDPQENYQHTLHSPLVPSDPPENYQHTSHSPLNYQHTLHSPLVPSDTPENYQHTSHSPLVPSDPPENYQHTFHSPLVPSDPPENYQHTFHSPLVPSDPPENYQHTSHSPLVPSDPPENYQHTFHSPLVPSDPPENYQHTFPTPLVPSDPQENYQHTFHSPLVPSDPPENYQHTLHSPLVPSDPPENYKHTSHSPLVPSDPQENYQHTFHSPLVPSDPQRTTNTRSTPPWFLQTSQRTTNTRPTPPWFLQTPKRTTNTRSTPPWFLQTPPENYQHTFHSPLVPSDPPENYQHTFHSPLVPSDPPENYQHTSHSPLVPSDPPENYQHTLHSPLVPSDPPENYKHTSHSPLVPSDPPENYQHTSHSPLVPSDPPENYQHTLHSPLVPSDPPENYQHTFHSPLGGRGESGK